A single window of Pontibacillus chungwhensis DNA harbors:
- the trpE gene encoding anthranilate synthase component I, giving the protein MKELLQFLQESSTHKTVPVTYQCYSDTVTPIQMYERLREEAVYLLESGDHTSSWSRYSFIGLHPFITMTEHNGLISFYDEDRQETTEASSLRDGFDQIFDRLQVKLPDVPLPFHGGGVGFVSYDAISDMEKIKEPRFDDLNMPHYHFLFCRTLLAYDHQSNELTLVRFVRNDGEDDENTLRHKYDQAVSEVNQLLSKLSSTHEAQPFLAFHKGKNASSLEGVETNYEKEQFKEDVEKIKEYIRAGDIFQSVLSQRFSKKVTVDGLQLYRVLRHVNPSPYMFYINYHDYELIGSSPERLIQVADDEIEIHPIAGTRKRGESEEEDDQLAQELLQDEKEKAEHYMLVDLARNDVGRVASFGTVETPVLAEIMKFSRVMHMISKVTGHLNPGTHPIEAFQSAFPAGTLSGAPKIRAMEILQETEPTARNVYGGGVVYFGFDGNLDSCIAIRTILLKDQVAHVQAGAGVVADSDPEKEWQETVNKASALLQTIDQAEELFGTTSHEEEKNYA; this is encoded by the coding sequence ATGAAAGAACTACTTCAATTTTTACAGGAGTCGTCTACCCATAAGACGGTTCCAGTTACCTATCAGTGCTATAGTGATACGGTAACCCCCATTCAAATGTATGAACGCTTGCGCGAAGAAGCGGTTTATTTATTAGAAAGCGGAGACCATACCTCCTCTTGGTCTCGATATTCCTTTATTGGTTTACACCCATTTATTACGATGACAGAACACAATGGCCTTATTTCGTTTTATGACGAAGACAGGCAAGAAACAACAGAAGCGAGCTCTCTTCGGGATGGATTTGATCAAATCTTCGATCGTCTACAGGTGAAGTTGCCTGACGTACCATTGCCATTTCACGGCGGAGGGGTCGGATTTGTATCTTATGATGCCATTTCAGACATGGAGAAGATCAAAGAGCCTCGCTTTGATGATTTGAATATGCCTCACTATCACTTTCTGTTTTGCCGAACGTTATTGGCTTATGATCATCAGTCAAATGAATTAACGCTCGTTCGGTTCGTTCGAAATGACGGAGAGGATGATGAAAATACGCTTCGTCACAAATACGATCAAGCTGTATCAGAAGTAAACCAGTTGTTGTCGAAGTTATCCTCAACCCATGAGGCTCAACCATTTTTAGCTTTTCATAAAGGAAAGAATGCCAGTAGTCTCGAGGGTGTCGAGACGAACTATGAAAAGGAACAGTTCAAAGAAGATGTAGAGAAGATAAAGGAATACATTCGCGCAGGAGACATATTTCAATCCGTACTATCCCAACGATTTTCAAAGAAAGTTACCGTTGATGGGCTTCAGCTTTACCGTGTATTACGTCACGTGAACCCGTCACCTTACATGTTTTATATCAATTATCACGATTATGAACTTATTGGAAGCTCCCCTGAGCGTTTAATCCAAGTAGCTGATGATGAAATTGAGATTCATCCGATTGCAGGAACCAGAAAGCGTGGTGAAAGTGAGGAAGAAGATGATCAATTAGCACAAGAGCTCTTACAAGATGAGAAGGAAAAAGCGGAACACTATATGTTAGTGGACTTAGCCAGGAATGATGTCGGTCGAGTGGCTTCATTTGGCACTGTAGAAACGCCGGTCCTTGCTGAAATCATGAAGTTTTCAAGAGTGATGCATATGATCAGCAAAGTGACAGGCCATTTAAACCCTGGAACCCACCCGATTGAAGCCTTTCAATCTGCCTTTCCGGCAGGGACGCTTTCAGGAGCCCCGAAGATTAGAGCAATGGAAATTCTGCAAGAAACAGAACCTACAGCCCGTAATGTTTATGGCGGTGGCGTCGTTTACTTTGGTTTTGATGGAAACCTTGACTCATGTATTGCAATCAGAACAATTCTACTGAAAGATCAAGTCGCTCACGTTCAGGCAGGAGCAGGTGTAGTTGCTGATTCTGACCCTGAGAAGGAGTGGCAGGAAACGGTGAACAAAGCAAGTGCTTTGTTACAAACGATCGATCAGGCCGAAGAACTGTTTGGAACGACTTCACATGAGGAGGAGAAAAATTATGCTTAA
- a CDS encoding potassium/proton antiporter, producing MGKIVRAFKRRCWKRTGFCIEELFQSNQTIMLIAILLITSVLVTKFSTRLGVPSLVLFIGVGMLVGSDGLGFVYFDNAGLAQTVGTFALVVILFEGGLETKWGVIKKVAFPALLLATVGVLITAGLVGVASKFIFDISWLEAFLFGSIVGSTDAAAVFAVLRGKNVKGNIEATLEAESGSNDPMAVFLTISFIELIQQPEANVFMLAGSFFWQMGIGLAVGLAIGKIGSMSINRINLDSGGLYPLFALSFALLTYSVSSLMQASGLLAVYAAALVIGNSELTYRHSILRFNEGFTWMMQISMFVILGLLVFPSQLFTSDVVGKGILLSVILIFIARPVAVFLSLGTFPFSIKEKLFLSWAGLRGAVPIVLATFPLMADLDDSQLIFNVVFFIVLTSTLLQGATITPLAKKFKLAGEARENPVHSLELISIGKANVELVEYEVTPTTSINGQSLESIEFPEGTLINAIIRRGDIVTPYGQTVIQEGDILYILVSKKNKSELQKLLQAETLQAQI from the coding sequence ATGGGTAAGATAGTAAGAGCGTTTAAAAGGCGTTGTTGGAAAAGGACGGGATTCTGTATCGAAGAGCTATTTCAATCCAATCAAACCATAATGTTAATAGCTATTTTATTAATCACAAGCGTATTAGTCACAAAGTTCTCTACGCGACTCGGCGTCCCTTCCCTTGTCTTATTTATAGGGGTCGGGATGCTTGTTGGGAGTGACGGCCTGGGTTTTGTGTATTTTGACAATGCAGGGCTTGCTCAAACAGTTGGGACCTTTGCCCTTGTCGTTATTTTGTTTGAGGGTGGTCTCGAAACCAAATGGGGCGTAATTAAGAAAGTTGCGTTCCCTGCCCTGCTTTTAGCAACAGTCGGTGTGTTAATCACAGCAGGTCTTGTAGGCGTGGCTTCCAAGTTTATTTTTGATATCTCTTGGCTAGAGGCGTTCCTTTTTGGGTCTATTGTAGGCTCAACAGATGCCGCAGCTGTATTTGCGGTATTAAGGGGAAAGAACGTCAAAGGAAACATTGAAGCAACGCTTGAAGCCGAGTCGGGTTCTAATGATCCGATGGCTGTATTTTTAACCATTTCATTTATCGAACTCATTCAACAACCAGAAGCAAATGTTTTCATGCTTGCCGGCTCTTTCTTCTGGCAGATGGGAATCGGATTAGCGGTTGGGCTCGCAATTGGAAAAATTGGAAGCATGTCGATTAACCGAATTAATCTAGACTCAGGAGGACTGTATCCTTTATTTGCCCTTTCATTTGCCTTACTTACGTACAGTGTAAGTTCTCTCATGCAAGCCAGTGGTTTATTGGCTGTGTATGCGGCAGCTCTTGTAATCGGCAATTCTGAATTAACCTATCGTCACTCTATCTTGCGATTCAATGAAGGCTTCACATGGATGATGCAAATTTCCATGTTTGTCATACTAGGATTGCTCGTTTTCCCTTCTCAACTATTTACTTCAGATGTTGTAGGGAAAGGAATATTGCTTTCTGTCATCCTCATTTTTATCGCGCGTCCCGTTGCTGTCTTCTTATCACTCGGAACATTTCCGTTTTCTATTAAAGAAAAGCTTTTCTTATCCTGGGCAGGTCTCAGAGGAGCCGTTCCCATTGTGTTAGCCACTTTCCCTTTAATGGCAGACCTTGACGATAGCCAGCTGATCTTTAACGTCGTATTCTTTATTGTACTTACATCCACACTGCTTCAAGGGGCTACCATTACACCACTGGCGAAGAAGTTCAAGCTTGCTGGGGAAGCACGTGAAAACCCTGTTCATTCCCTCGAACTCATATCCATCGGGAAAGCTAACGTGGAGCTTGTCGAATATGAAGTGACACCTACTACGTCCATAAACGGACAAAGTCTTGAGTCCATTGAATTTCCTGAAGGCACGCTCATAAACGCCATTATACGAAGGGGTGATATTGTTACCCCTTATGGGCAAACCGTCATCCAAGAAGGCGATATCTTGTATATTCTGGTCTCGAAGAAAAACAAATCAGAATTGCAAAAGCTCCTTCAGGCTGAAACGCTTCAAGCACAAATCTAA
- the trpB gene encoding tryptophan synthase subunit beta: protein MSVVYPDNRGRYGEYGGQFVPETLMAPLKEIEDALDEAMKDESFQEEYRHELEHYSGRPTALTYANQLTKKLGGAHIYLKREDLNHTGAHKLNNAIGQALLAKRMGKKKIIAETGAGQHGVASATVAAKLGLECKVFMGEKDIERQQLNVFRMQLLGAEVISVSSGDKTLKDATNEAIRYWVAHCDDHYYLIGSVVGPHPYPKMVRDFQRVIGDETKRQFKEKEGKLPDRIYACVGGGSNAIGMFYPFLQDHVELVGVEAAGKGIDTPDHAATLLNGTQGIIHGSMTYLIQDDHGQIVEPYSISAGLDYPGIGPEHAYLHSSGRVRYESITDSEALEAVKTLSQTEGIIPAIESAHAIAQAVKEAQQMDQSETIVINVSGRGDKDMNTIMEQFQEGEHNETNG from the coding sequence ATGTCAGTCGTATATCCGGATAACCGAGGACGTTATGGTGAATATGGAGGCCAATTTGTTCCTGAAACCTTGATGGCCCCGTTAAAAGAGATCGAAGACGCACTTGATGAAGCCATGAAAGATGAGAGTTTCCAAGAAGAATATCGTCATGAATTAGAGCACTATAGCGGAAGACCTACAGCGCTAACATACGCGAATCAGCTTACGAAGAAGCTGGGCGGCGCTCATATTTATTTAAAACGAGAAGATTTAAACCATACAGGGGCTCATAAGCTGAATAACGCGATCGGTCAGGCTCTTCTTGCTAAGCGAATGGGAAAGAAAAAAATCATTGCTGAAACAGGTGCTGGTCAGCACGGTGTTGCCTCAGCAACTGTAGCAGCAAAGCTCGGATTAGAATGTAAAGTATTCATGGGAGAAAAGGATATTGAACGTCAGCAGCTAAACGTATTTCGTATGCAATTGTTAGGGGCTGAAGTGATCTCGGTTTCTTCTGGTGATAAGACGCTGAAAGATGCTACAAATGAAGCGATCCGTTACTGGGTTGCCCATTGTGATGATCATTACTACTTAATTGGATCTGTGGTAGGGCCACACCCGTACCCGAAAATGGTTCGTGATTTTCAACGAGTCATTGGGGATGAGACGAAGCGCCAGTTCAAAGAGAAAGAAGGCAAACTTCCTGACCGTATTTACGCATGTGTAGGTGGCGGAAGCAATGCAATTGGAATGTTCTACCCATTCTTACAAGATCATGTTGAGCTTGTTGGAGTTGAGGCAGCTGGTAAGGGGATCGATACACCAGATCACGCAGCAACGCTTCTTAATGGAACGCAAGGTATTATTCATGGGTCTATGACGTATTTGATTCAAGATGACCACGGACAGATTGTGGAGCCTTATTCCATTTCAGCCGGATTAGATTATCCTGGTATAGGACCTGAGCACGCATACCTGCATAGCTCTGGGCGCGTTCGTTATGAGTCTATTACAGATAGTGAGGCACTAGAAGCTGTTAAGACTCTTTCTCAAACGGAAGGGATTATCCCGGCCATTGAAAGTGCTCATGCCATTGCTCAAGCAGTGAAAGAGGCACAACAAATGGATCAGAGTGAAACGATTGTGATTAATGTGTCCGGTCGAGGAGATAAAGATATGAATACCATTATGGAACAATTTCAGGAGGGGGAGCACAATGAAACAAATGGTTGA
- the trpD gene encoding anthranilate phosphoribosyltransferase has translation MLKTTLNRLLNEETLTEQEAFEVMDLIMQGEVGTEQLSSFLSILRFRGETVDELVGFTKGMRKHMRTIQHTEEIVVDTCGTGGDGLSTFNISTAVAIVLASLDVKVAKHGNRKVSSASGSADVLEYLGVPVNTTAEQAAHMLSHTGMTFLFAPNYHQAMKHAVTARRELGFRTAFNVLGPLSNPANARHQVIGIYDTALGEKLARALHELGSQHVLLVTGKDGLDELSISEQTDVVELKDGKVTRTTVEPEQFGLKRGQLKDIQVQNSLQSAKLIQAVFEGTANDSARDIVILNAGAGLFVGGKASSIEEGVEQVKTALEDGTVHHYYQSLRHTLEGAHYA, from the coding sequence ATGCTTAAAACCACGTTAAATCGTTTGCTAAACGAGGAAACCTTAACAGAGCAGGAAGCTTTCGAAGTGATGGACTTAATTATGCAAGGTGAAGTTGGGACGGAACAGCTATCTAGCTTCCTATCGATCTTACGCTTCCGCGGGGAGACCGTTGATGAGCTTGTAGGGTTTACAAAAGGGATGCGAAAACACATGCGTACCATTCAGCATACAGAAGAGATTGTGGTTGATACGTGCGGAACAGGTGGGGATGGCTTATCTACCTTTAATATATCGACAGCGGTCGCTATTGTATTAGCCTCCTTGGATGTGAAGGTGGCTAAGCATGGGAATCGAAAAGTGTCCTCTGCGAGCGGAAGTGCTGATGTCTTAGAATACTTGGGAGTGCCGGTTAATACCACGGCTGAACAAGCAGCACACATGCTTTCTCACACAGGCATGACCTTCTTATTTGCTCCTAATTATCATCAAGCGATGAAGCATGCCGTAACTGCAAGACGAGAACTGGGTTTTCGAACGGCATTTAATGTTCTGGGCCCTTTATCGAATCCTGCAAATGCGAGACATCAAGTCATCGGAATTTATGATACCGCACTAGGTGAGAAATTGGCTCGTGCGCTCCATGAACTAGGTTCACAGCATGTGCTCCTTGTAACAGGAAAAGACGGCTTAGACGAACTGTCTATTTCTGAACAAACAGACGTGGTTGAACTGAAAGACGGGAAAGTTACGAGAACAACAGTGGAACCCGAACAATTTGGTTTAAAGCGGGGGCAACTAAAAGATATTCAAGTTCAAAATTCACTGCAAAGCGCTAAGCTTATTCAGGCAGTATTTGAAGGAACAGCGAATGACAGTGCAAGAGATATCGTTATCCTCAATGCCGGAGCCGGATTATTTGTGGGAGGTAAAGCTTCTTCAATTGAAGAGGGCGTAGAGCAAGTGAAGACAGCGTTAGAAGATGGAACGGTACACCATTATTATCAATCGTTACGACATACGTTGGAGGGAGCTCATTATGCTTGA
- the trpC gene encoding indole-3-glycerol phosphate synthase TrpC, with product MLDRIIETKKEEVKHLTLPEAESVEKRSFYEALNSGGDAISLIAEVKKASPSKGVIREDFRPLEIAGVYNEAGASAISVLTDQTYFQGKREDLTAVKKHVSIPVLRKDFIIDELQIEESARIGADAILLIGEVLEPTKLYALYQKATELGLDALVEVHAAETLERILDVFQPKIIGINNRDLTTFKTTLDQTEKIASLIPAGSLVVSESGLFTFEDVKRVKEAGAKAILVGEALMRENNATKQIHNMLGRVTS from the coding sequence ATGCTTGATCGAATCATTGAAACGAAAAAGGAAGAAGTGAAACATCTTACACTACCAGAAGCAGAATCAGTGGAAAAGCGTTCCTTCTATGAAGCTTTGAACTCTGGGGGAGATGCCATTTCCCTAATTGCAGAAGTGAAAAAGGCGTCCCCTTCTAAAGGCGTAATTCGTGAAGATTTCAGGCCTCTTGAAATAGCAGGGGTCTATAATGAAGCAGGTGCAAGCGCAATCTCTGTGCTTACCGATCAAACGTATTTTCAAGGGAAACGTGAAGATTTAACAGCTGTTAAGAAACATGTTTCTATCCCGGTATTACGAAAAGACTTTATTATCGATGAGTTGCAGATTGAAGAGAGTGCAAGGATTGGTGCTGATGCGATCTTGCTTATTGGAGAAGTACTTGAACCGACTAAGCTTTACGCTCTTTATCAAAAAGCCACAGAGTTAGGGTTGGATGCCCTTGTGGAAGTTCATGCAGCAGAAACGCTTGAGCGTATTCTTGATGTGTTTCAACCTAAGATTATTGGAATCAATAATAGAGATTTAACAACTTTTAAGACCACGTTAGATCAAACAGAAAAGATTGCTAGCTTAATTCCTGCGGGTAGTCTTGTTGTCAGCGAAAGTGGCTTGTTTACCTTTGAAGACGTAAAACGGGTCAAGGAGGCTGGAGCCAAAGCGATCCTTGTAGGAGAGGCTCTTATGCGTGAGAACAATGCGACAAAACAAATCCACAATATGTTAGGACGTGTTACTTCATGA
- a CDS encoding NCS2 family permease: MQEFFQFRERETNFRQETIAGMTTFLALAYILIVNPAILSQAGMDKGAVFTATALTIIFGTLMIGLIANYPIGIAPSMGLNSFFTFAVVNTMGIPWETAITGVFIAAILFTILSLLKIREKIINAIPKNLKHAVSAGIGFFIAFIGLKNSNLIVSNPDTIVAFGDLTDASTLLAVFGFIITIIMLVYGWKGAIFYGIIITTVVGLVTGMIEKPEAIIGGIPSLEPTLGVALQPDNIANALSPAVLPVIFTFLFVAFFDTAGTLIAIASQAGLMKDNKVPNAGRALLSDSTASMVGAVLGTSTTASMVESSAGIGAGGRTGFTSVIMSICFAIAIFFEPVLSIVPITLTAPALIIVGAMMATEAKAIEWNRLEIAIPSFITILMMPFTSSVATGIALGFILYPITMIASKQHKDMHPMMYVLFILFIPYLIYSA; the protein is encoded by the coding sequence ATACAAGAGTTCTTTCAGTTCAGAGAACGAGAAACCAACTTCAGACAAGAAACCATCGCTGGGATGACAACTTTTCTTGCGCTTGCTTATATTCTAATCGTAAATCCAGCGATCTTAAGCCAAGCTGGCATGGATAAAGGTGCTGTGTTTACCGCTACAGCCTTAACGATTATATTCGGTACACTTATGATTGGCCTGATTGCCAACTACCCAATCGGAATTGCGCCGAGTATGGGGCTTAACTCTTTCTTCACATTTGCCGTTGTAAACACAATGGGCATCCCGTGGGAAACAGCAATTACAGGCGTATTCATCGCTGCAATTTTATTTACGATTTTAAGCTTGTTGAAAATTCGAGAGAAAATCATTAACGCCATTCCTAAAAACTTAAAGCACGCCGTATCTGCAGGAATTGGCTTTTTCATTGCTTTTATTGGTTTAAAGAATTCTAACTTAATCGTTAGCAATCCAGACACCATTGTGGCATTCGGAGATTTAACAGATGCGAGCACGCTTCTAGCTGTTTTTGGATTTATTATTACGATTATCATGCTCGTATACGGTTGGAAAGGCGCCATCTTCTATGGAATTATCATTACGACCGTTGTCGGTTTAGTAACAGGAATGATTGAAAAGCCTGAAGCTATTATTGGTGGCATTCCAAGCCTTGAGCCAACGCTAGGCGTAGCCCTTCAACCTGACAATATAGCGAACGCCCTTTCACCGGCCGTGTTACCTGTTATCTTCACATTCCTATTTGTGGCCTTCTTTGATACAGCTGGTACGCTGATCGCCATTGCTTCTCAAGCTGGCTTAATGAAAGACAATAAAGTACCAAATGCTGGTCGTGCTTTACTATCAGACAGTACAGCTTCTATGGTAGGTGCCGTACTTGGAACATCAACAACAGCTTCCATGGTTGAATCCTCAGCCGGTATCGGAGCAGGAGGACGTACAGGCTTCACATCAGTCATTATGAGCATCTGTTTTGCCATCGCCATATTCTTTGAACCTGTACTCTCAATCGTACCGATCACCCTTACAGCACCAGCTCTTATCATTGTAGGTGCCATGATGGCAACAGAAGCCAAAGCCATTGAATGGAATCGCCTAGAAATCGCGATCCCATCCTTTATCACAATTCTGATGATGCCATTCACAAGTAGTGTAGCCACAGGAATCGCACTTGGTTTTATCCTGTACCCTATTACGATGATTGCATCCAAACAACACAAAGACATGCATCCCATGATGTACGTCCTATTCATCCTATTTATCCCGTATTTAATCTATAGCGCTTAA
- a CDS encoding helix-turn-helix domain-containing protein, whose product MEMKTDSSLRALFTFHYSTRVPVYFFEYDTQNKTSLGEIPTPLERLQQEERKLIQEKMKQKGRIHHITDPFHRHFLAINTESFASIPTGYFCIGPFLYEDLNNQDIQKAFQKQRESIYVSRKVLAYYKELPVVHTKQVLYYGQILLALLANDWTTPVIDQTFDQFTFIPKKRETTKEDGQFLARSYQLEKKFLHKLRNGDPSAIDELSHAKYYPTPAYGKENILRSYKNRLIATVTLVARTAIDVGMDETESLSISYYYMHEIEQKDRIEDLLHLEKIMVHDYLSKIQKQEKEGHSPLMQACLEKVQANLHKPITIEKMAKELGVRSEHLSSLFKREVGLSLQQYIHRQKMKEVKKALLKQNGSILSVAEQFGYKSASHFSRIFKKYEGTSPSEYRKQNRS is encoded by the coding sequence ATGGAGATGAAAACAGATAGCTCCCTACGCGCTCTGTTCACCTTTCATTATTCGACTAGAGTACCCGTCTATTTCTTCGAGTACGATACACAGAATAAAACTTCATTGGGAGAGATCCCAACACCATTAGAGCGTCTACAACAAGAGGAAAGAAAGCTTATCCAAGAAAAAATGAAGCAAAAAGGCCGTATCCATCACATTACGGACCCATTCCACCGCCACTTTTTAGCCATTAACACCGAGTCATTTGCCTCGATTCCTACAGGTTATTTCTGTATAGGTCCCTTTCTATACGAGGACTTAAACAACCAAGACATTCAAAAGGCTTTTCAAAAACAAAGAGAATCGATCTATGTTTCAAGAAAGGTACTCGCTTATTACAAAGAGCTTCCTGTGGTTCATACGAAACAAGTCCTTTACTACGGGCAGATCTTGCTCGCATTATTGGCGAATGATTGGACTACACCCGTTATTGATCAAACGTTTGATCAATTCACCTTTATTCCAAAGAAAAGAGAAACGACCAAAGAAGATGGACAATTCTTAGCGCGTTCGTATCAGTTAGAGAAGAAATTCCTACACAAACTGCGAAATGGAGACCCATCCGCTATTGATGAACTGAGTCACGCTAAATACTATCCAACTCCTGCTTATGGCAAGGAAAATATACTGCGATCTTATAAGAATCGATTGATTGCAACGGTTACGTTAGTAGCTCGCACGGCCATTGACGTTGGCATGGATGAAACCGAGTCCTTATCCATTTCTTATTATTACATGCATGAAATCGAGCAAAAGGATCGAATTGAAGACCTTCTTCATTTAGAGAAGATTATGGTCCACGATTATTTGTCTAAAATTCAAAAACAAGAAAAAGAAGGACACTCCCCGCTCATGCAAGCATGCCTTGAAAAAGTTCAGGCTAACCTTCATAAACCCATCACGATCGAGAAGATGGCAAAAGAGTTAGGGGTCCGATCAGAGCATCTTTCTTCCCTCTTTAAAAGGGAAGTAGGCCTGTCTCTTCAGCAGTACATTCATCGCCAAAAGATGAAAGAAGTAAAAAAAGCATTACTTAAACAAAATGGTTCTATTCTTTCTGTCGCCGAACAATTCGGGTATAAGAGTGCGTCTCATTTTTCACGTATCTTCAAGAAGTATGAAGGAACTTCTCCAAGCGAATACCGAAAACAAAATCGAAGTTAA
- a CDS encoding phosphoribosylanthranilate isomerase: MSKTALKFCGNRSFEDLKYSIESGVPYVGVIFAESKRQVLPEQVSSWLERAPLGEGQQIVGVFVNPSVAEIEEALHLTHLDIIQLHGTETLSEVLAIKERFKKPVWKAIHHSEDALERMGLFQGVVDGYVVDSKVKGHWGGSGVRFDWGQAPFYIEEGKRQGVPCFIAGGVTDENVSELLKLKPKGIDVSSGIETDEAKDVDKMNNFVRGTQHVSRISG, encoded by the coding sequence ATGAGTAAAACTGCGCTTAAATTTTGCGGAAACCGAAGCTTTGAAGATCTCAAATATTCAATAGAGTCAGGCGTTCCTTATGTTGGGGTTATATTTGCTGAAAGTAAACGACAAGTCCTTCCGGAGCAGGTGTCAAGCTGGTTAGAACGCGCTCCATTAGGAGAGGGACAACAGATTGTAGGGGTGTTTGTTAACCCTTCTGTGGCTGAGATTGAAGAAGCACTTCATCTTACCCATCTAGATATTATTCAGTTACATGGGACAGAAACGTTATCAGAAGTGTTAGCTATTAAAGAGCGATTTAAGAAGCCTGTTTGGAAGGCGATTCACCACTCTGAAGACGCCCTTGAACGAATGGGATTGTTTCAAGGGGTAGTGGATGGGTATGTCGTCGATTCCAAAGTAAAGGGACACTGGGGCGGTTCAGGTGTTCGTTTTGATTGGGGTCAGGCACCATTCTATATTGAAGAAGGAAAAAGGCAAGGCGTTCCGTGCTTTATTGCTGGTGGCGTTACCGATGAGAATGTGAGTGAACTATTGAAGCTGAAACCTAAGGGGATTGACGTATCCTCTGGGATTGAAACAGACGAAGCAAAAGACGTTGATAAAATGAACAATTTCGTGAGGGGGACACAACATGTCAGTCGTATATCCGGATAA
- a CDS encoding DUF2927 domain-containing protein — translation MAKRWILLVVMVIGFVHIKPALVHADDPLLVSPRKEWRIVFNTPLDSGTVSEDSVYITRSSDGERMKVQVSLSDNKRKVFVTPLVPYKSDETYTLHVSSSITSLQGVAMKAPQTLDFQAKEGMKYTDQSIEYFQEIAFGAEFNSDALPIRKWEINPRIQVHGSPTDEDMNAVKSTIEDVNTLQSAIDVKLVDKDANINIYYVPIEEFGNYVDNPREGNWGLFYYSWEAGYKITNATILISTDKPSQEGKSHLVREEITQSLGLPRDSYSYPDSIFFQDYTTTQGFTDLDATLIQMLYEDEVEPGMAPDEAIDILISLKP, via the coding sequence ATGGCGAAGCGCTGGATCCTATTGGTGGTTATGGTAATAGGCTTTGTGCATATTAAACCCGCACTCGTTCATGCGGATGATCCGTTACTTGTATCACCTCGTAAAGAGTGGAGGATTGTCTTTAATACACCGCTTGATAGTGGGACAGTTTCGGAAGATTCGGTATACATAACAAGGTCAAGTGATGGAGAACGTATGAAGGTGCAAGTCAGTTTAAGCGATAATAAGAGAAAAGTCTTCGTTACACCACTTGTTCCCTATAAGTCTGACGAAACGTATACGCTTCACGTTTCAAGTTCAATCACTTCTTTGCAAGGAGTAGCCATGAAAGCTCCTCAGACATTAGATTTTCAGGCGAAGGAAGGGATGAAGTATACAGATCAATCGATTGAATACTTCCAGGAAATTGCATTCGGTGCCGAGTTTAACTCCGACGCCCTCCCCATTCGTAAATGGGAGATTAATCCACGTATTCAAGTTCATGGATCGCCTACAGATGAAGATATGAATGCGGTGAAATCTACCATTGAAGATGTGAATACCCTTCAATCTGCTATTGATGTAAAGCTCGTAGATAAAGATGCGAATATCAATATTTACTATGTTCCGATTGAGGAGTTTGGAAATTACGTGGACAACCCTCGTGAGGGGAATTGGGGATTGTTTTATTACTCCTGGGAAGCGGGGTATAAAATTACGAATGCGACGATCCTCATCTCAACAGACAAGCCATCTCAAGAGGGGAAGAGCCACTTAGTTCGTGAAGAAATTACCCAATCTCTAGGATTACCTAGAGATTCATATAGCTATCCTGACAGTATATTCTTCCAGGATTACACCACTACTCAAGGGTTTACGGATCTTGATGCCACCCTTATTCAAATGCTTTATGAAGATGAAGTTGAGCCGGGTATGGCACCTGACGAGGCGATTGATATTTTAATTAGTTTAAAGCCCTGA